From Candoia aspera isolate rCanAsp1 chromosome 4, rCanAsp1.hap2, whole genome shotgun sequence, a single genomic window includes:
- the MALSU1 gene encoding mitochondrial assembly of ribosomal large subunit protein 1 yields the protein MWRRSLCLRVLQALKSRGSAAAAGSSKGAQGWIDAMTIEAAAGSVFPSWMSGVGLRTFSTAGNSELCDREGGAGAELQNLQEADRDGQEWSTNPDPVSSVFSIDDVVSLVRQENAKDICVIKLPPEIKYSNYFIIASGSSARHLHAMAQYLVKMYKHMKKDTDPHVVIEGKESDDWLCIDFGNIVVHFMLPETREIYELEKLWTLRCHDDQLAQMVPESLPDDFVFGLDSQQQ from the exons ATGTGGCGAAGAAGCCTCTGTCTGCGGGTGTTGCAGGCTCTGAAGTCTCGGGGAAGCGCTGCAGCGGCTGGAAGCTCCAAAGGTGCCCAAGGATGGATTGACGCCATGACCATAGAGGCCGCAGCAGGTTCCGTCTTTCCCTCATGGATGTCTGGGGTAGGATTACGAACATTTAGCACTGCGGGGAATTCTGAGCTGTGTGATAGAGAAGGCGGCGCCGGAGCGGAGCTTCAAAACTTGCAAGAAGCGGATAGAGATGGGCAGGAATGGAGCACCAATCCAG ACCCTGTTTCTTCAGTATTCAGCATTGATGATGTGGTATCACTTGTGAgacaagaaaatgcaaaagatatTTGTGTAATCAAATTGCCTccagaaataaaatacagcaatTATTTTATAATTGCCAGTGGATCTTCTGCAAGACATCTCCATGCCATGGCACAATACCTGGTAAAAATg TACAAGCATATGAAGAAGGACACTGATCCTCATGTTGTGATAGAAGGAAAAGAGTCTGATGACTGGCTATGCATTGATTTTG GCAACATTGTAGTCCATTTCATGTTGCCAGAGACACGTGAAATCTACGAGTTGGAAAAGTTGTGGACACTCCGCTGTCATGATGATCAGTTGGCACAGATGGTTCCAGAATCTTTACCTGATGACTTTGTGTTTGGGCTGGATTCTCAACAGCAGTGA